A single region of the Solwaraspora sp. WMMD406 genome encodes:
- a CDS encoding methyltransferase, which translates to MLTPTPLMRLVTGFWSFKTLAAAVELDLFTRLAGGRTITVEQLCTEYGLAERPADTLLAACASLELLVKEPGAAGYRNSPIAEEFLVVGRPYYFGGQVRYCDERTYLPWHRIGEALRTDRPLTWNPDTQGSVFSDVDPQMLGLFWEAMYAASIFTARALGGAYDFGAHQRLLDVGGGSGAYPIELCRRFPALRASVYDLPHVVPIAAEKVKAAGLTERIDTIAGDFFTDETLPLGYDVMLLSMILHDWDEPTNRRLLDRCHAALPSGGIVVISELLLNPDRTGPPEAALMGMNMLVETAGGRNYSETEYADWLADAGFGSIRTVIFDAPGANGALIARKR; encoded by the coding sequence ATGCTAACCCCCACCCCTCTTATGCGTCTGGTGACCGGTTTCTGGAGCTTCAAGACTCTCGCGGCCGCCGTCGAGCTGGACCTGTTCACCCGGCTGGCCGGTGGCCGAACCATCACCGTCGAACAACTCTGCACCGAGTACGGACTCGCCGAGCGGCCGGCCGACACGTTGCTCGCTGCCTGCGCGTCGCTTGAGCTGTTGGTCAAGGAGCCAGGTGCGGCCGGCTACCGTAACTCCCCGATCGCCGAGGAGTTCCTGGTGGTCGGCCGGCCGTACTACTTCGGCGGGCAGGTGCGCTACTGCGACGAACGGACCTACCTGCCGTGGCATCGCATCGGTGAGGCGCTGCGGACCGACCGGCCGCTGACCTGGAATCCGGACACTCAGGGGTCGGTGTTCTCCGACGTGGACCCGCAGATGCTCGGGCTGTTCTGGGAAGCGATGTACGCGGCCTCGATCTTCACGGCGCGCGCACTCGGGGGAGCGTACGACTTCGGCGCGCATCAGCGGCTGCTCGACGTCGGGGGTGGCTCGGGCGCGTATCCGATCGAACTCTGCCGGCGGTTCCCGGCCCTGCGGGCAAGCGTGTACGACCTGCCACACGTCGTGCCGATCGCGGCGGAAAAGGTCAAGGCGGCCGGACTGACCGAACGCATCGACACCATCGCCGGCGACTTCTTCACCGATGAAACCCTGCCGCTCGGCTACGACGTGATGCTGCTCAGCATGATCCTGCACGACTGGGACGAACCGACCAACCGGCGGTTGCTCGACCGCTGCCATGCCGCTCTCCCCTCCGGCGGGATCGTGGTGATCTCCGAGCTGCTGTTGAACCCGGACCGCACCGGACCGCCGGAGGCTGCGCTGATGGGCATGAACATGCTGGTGGAGACCGCTGGCGGCCGGAACTACTCGGAGACGGAATACGCCGACTGGCTGGCCGACGCCGGCTTCGGATCGATCCGTACGGTGATCTTCGACGCGCCAGGCGCGAACGGGGCGTTGATCGCGCGCAAACGCTGA
- a CDS encoding GntR family transcriptional regulator → MHVNPGAAEVPHRQIADQIRERIRRGDWGPGERLPSIPAIAQMYGVAKQTVQRTVDQLRVEGLLITKPGSGTFVRGTRRRLNRLARGRYGRHRGYHADLAARYRQQLIGVGRAPAPAEVADAFAVADGTELVVRRHLVRTDDSPVEVGASWLLPADAAGTSLERLEAFGRPLYQEVEEITGRRYAWARDVLSARQPSREEAQTLRIRPDTPVLHLLHVAYDADRRPIEVAQATWPGPMTTLTEEYRIPAPSADPDPDPGLVLG, encoded by the coding sequence ATGCACGTCAATCCCGGCGCGGCCGAGGTGCCGCATCGACAGATCGCCGACCAGATCCGCGAACGCATCCGGCGCGGCGACTGGGGCCCGGGCGAGCGCCTGCCCTCCATCCCCGCCATCGCCCAGATGTACGGCGTCGCCAAGCAGACCGTGCAGCGTACAGTGGACCAGCTCCGGGTCGAGGGCCTGCTGATCACCAAGCCTGGCTCGGGCACCTTCGTGCGGGGCACCCGCCGCCGTCTCAACCGGCTCGCCCGCGGTCGCTACGGCCGCCACCGCGGCTACCACGCCGATCTGGCCGCCCGCTACCGCCAGCAGTTGATCGGCGTCGGCCGCGCCCCGGCCCCGGCCGAGGTGGCCGATGCCTTCGCGGTCGCGGACGGCACCGAACTCGTCGTCCGGCGACATCTGGTACGCACAGACGACTCCCCGGTCGAGGTGGGCGCTTCCTGGCTGCTGCCGGCCGACGCCGCCGGTACCAGCCTGGAACGCCTGGAGGCGTTCGGCCGCCCGCTCTATCAGGAGGTAGAGGAGATCACCGGCCGCCGGTACGCATGGGCCCGCGACGTACTGAGCGCACGGCAACCCAGCAGGGAGGAGGCACAGACGCTGCGCATCCGGCCGGACACCCCGGTCCTGCACCTGCTGCATGTGGCCTACGACGCCGACCGGCGGCCGATCGAGGTCGCCCAGGCCACCTGGCCGGGCCCGATGACGACGCTCACCGAGGAGTACCGGATCCCCGCGCCAAGCGCCGACCCGGACCCGGATCCTGGGCTGGTGCTCGGCTGA